A single Bicyclus anynana chromosome 19, ilBicAnyn1.1, whole genome shotgun sequence DNA region contains:
- the LOC112052255 gene encoding uncharacterized protein LOC112052255, with amino-acid sequence MLRQAIYVTQGRMRELEPLLEEHRQQTALRMAFMFNRLQQLAEDMRRIYTLSQRKQYQFRMFYQLTWHTHVVRKYLDVLYTVEHVIRTHAAFVEPLKMELEKMGMAVDG; translated from the coding sequence ATGCTACGGCAGGCCATCTACGTGACGCAGGGGCGCATGCGCGAGCTGGAGCCGCTGCTGGAGGAGCACCGGCAGCAGACGGCGCTGAGGATGGCGTTCATGTTCAACAGGCTGCAGCAGCTGGCGGAGGACATGCGCCGCATCTACACGCTGTCGCAGCGCAAGCAGTACCAGTTCCGCATGTTCTACCAGCTCACGTGGCACACGCACGTGGTGCGCAAGTACCTGGACGTGCTGTACACAGTGGAGCACGTCATCCGCACGCACGCCGCCTTCGTGGAGCCGCTGAAGATGGAGCTGGAGAAGATGGGCATGGCGGTGGACGGCTGA